A section of the Capra hircus breed San Clemente chromosome 23, ASM170441v1, whole genome shotgun sequence genome encodes:
- the PGK2 gene encoding phosphoglycerate kinase 2 produces the protein MSLSKKLTLDKVDVKGKRVVMRVDFNVPMKKNQITNNQRIKASLPSIKYCLDNGAKSVVLMSHLGRPDGVPMPDKYSLEPVAAELKSLLGKDVLFLKDCVGPEVEKACANPATGTVILLENLRFHVEEEGKGQDPSGNKLKAEPDKIEAFRASLSKLGDVYVNDAFGTAHRAHSSMVGVNLPQKASGFLMKKELDYFAKALENPERPFLAILGGAKVADKIQLIKNMLDKVNEMIIGGGMAYTFLKVLNNMEIGASLFDEEGAKIVKEIMTKAGKNGVNITFPVDFVTADKFEENAKVGQATVASGIPAGWMGLDCGPETIKKYAAVVGRAKLIVWNGPVGVFEWDAFAKGTKALMDEVVKATSKGCITIIGGGDTATCCAKWNTEDKVSHVSTGGGASLELLEGKVLPGVNALSNL, from the coding sequence ATGTCTCTTTCTAAGAAGTTAACTTTGGACAAAGTGGATGTGAAAGGGAAGCGAGTCGTCATGAGAGTTGACTTCAATGTCCCCATGAAGAAGAACCAGATTACAAACAACCAAAGAATCAAGGCCTCTCTCCCAAGCATCAAGTACTGTCTGGACAATGGAGCCAAGTCAGTAGTTCTTATGAGTCATTTAGGTAGACCTGATGGTGTTCCAATGCCTGATAAATACTCCTTAGAGCCTGTTGCTGCTGAACTCAAATCCTTGTTGGGCAAGGACGTTCTGTTCCTAAAGGACTGTGTGGGTCCGGAAGTGGAGAAGGCGTGTGCCAACCCAGCCACCGGTACAGTCATCTTGCTGGAGAACCTGCGCTTTCATGTGGAAGAAGAAGGCAAGGGCCAAGATCCTTCTGGAAATAAGCTTAAAGCTGAGCCAGATAAAATAGAAGCCTTCCGAGCATCCCTCTCCAAGCTAGGGGATGTGTATGTCAACGATGCTTTTGGGACAGCTCACCGGGCCCACAGTTCCATGGTGGGAGTGAATCTTCCCCAGAAGGCATCTGGATTCCTGATGAAGAAGGAGCTAGATTACTTCGCCAAAGCCTTGGAAAACCCAGAGAGACCATTTTTGGCTATACTTGGTGGAGCCAAAGTGGCAGACAAGATCCAACTCATCAAAAACATGCTGGACAAAGTCAATGAGATGATCATTGGGGGGGGAATGGCTTACACCTTCCTTAAGGTCTTGAACAACATGGAGATTGGTGCTTCCTTGTTCGACGAAGAGGGAGCCAAGATTGTCAAAGAAATTATGACCAAAGCTGGAAAGAATGGTGTGAACATTACCTTTCCTGTTGACTTTGTCACTGCTGACAAGTTTGAGGAGAATGCTAAGGTTGGCCAAGCCACTGTAGCATCAGGGATACCTGCCGGCTGGATGGGTTTGGACTGTGGTCCTGAGACCATTAAGAAGTATGCAGCTGTGGTGGGGCGAGCCAAGTTAATTGTGTGGAATGGACCTGTAGGGGTATTTGAATGGGATGCTTTTGCTAAAGGAACAAAAGCCCTCATGGATGAAGTTGTGAAAGCCACTTCCAAGGGCTGTATCACCATTATAGGAGGTGGAGACACTGCTACTTGCTGTGCCAAATGGAACACTGAAGATAAAGTCAGTCACGTGAGCACTGGGGGAGGTGCCAGTCTAGAGCTTCTGGAGGGTAAAGTCCTTCCTGGAGTGAATGCCCTCAGCAACCTGTAG